Genomic DNA from Echeneis naucrates chromosome 14, fEcheNa1.1, whole genome shotgun sequence:
GAGGTCCCTCAGAGAAAAGGCTGCTGGGCTCTCTGGGCTGACTCCCTGAAGCCCCACTGTCAAACAGATCAGCAGGCTGGCCAACACCACACAGAGTGGCAGACACAAATGGAGAGACAGGACAAGGTGGCAGGattgaagatgaaaaacaggttgggaaaaagaaaacactacGATGAAGAAACTAGACCGAAGAGAGGAAACACTTGAATCTAAAAGGAAAGTTAGTgcagaaaaagagataaaagtCCCAGGGTAGGAGAAGGGCTACAAGGTGTGGTGAGGTGACTATTGTGGACAAAAAAAGTTTACACTACCTGGTTGGGCGCATTATAAGTAGCTAGAAGCCTAAAGTCTACTGTTAATGAAGGAAGATACCCAGGAAACCCTTAATTGCCAAGCTAGTAAAGCGCTGGCTGTTCTACCTGTGGTGTGTAAGGCCCAGGAGTCATTGGGTCCAGACTCTCCAAATCTGCCGCATCCAGAGCTGCCTCTTTAGCAGTTGAAATGTCCTTCTCCAACTGAGTCAAGTGCTCATCATACTGGAAACACAATAGGCACATTTTCTTCCATCTATatatagtttaaaaaaaaactcacatatTGGAGGATAATGTACTCCCAAGCATTAAATAATTCTGATAACATGTTAAAGCTCTGTTCAACATAACTCAAAGCATAAATAGTGATGATTCCTTCCATCAATCTGCAGACAGCAAACTAAAATCAGACTGTGAATCATCATACCTCAGCCAAAGTCTGTTTGCACACATTGACAATCTCCAGGGCCGTCTTGGTGTAAGGACTGTCTGAGCCTGTGAAAGACAagttatttttctaaattagTCACATAGTTTATAAGAGCCCTGACTGCACGAGTTTCACTAACAGTGTTGTGTTTACCGTTGTATTTTATACTGTTGGTGTGGATCAGACTGATATCTGACAGGAAGGCATCTCGGTTCTGGTATTTGTGTTTAGAGATGTTCTGTTGAACCATGAAAGACAAATAGATATAGAGGGAAGTTTTCTAATAAATATCTTGTTAAtcttaaaaatatcaaatgaggTTTAAGGTTGACACATTTTATGACCCTTACCTTGCGGATGCTCTCCAGATCCATGGGGTTTACAATCACCTTGTAATAATCAGGCACAAATTTTTTGTTGACAGGATGATGGAATGGCCATGACTATAAAGAGGGGAAGGATAGAAAATGAGATGTAGATCATCACTTTAACTTCATAATacctgtcttaaaaaaaaaaaaaaaaaaaaaacaacctaatctgcacaaaaaaataaatcaacgACCGTGATAAGAAAATGTTAAGATGTGACTCACGTCAGGAACAACCATCATTTTCTGGGTCACAATATTGTCCAGAATGAAGGAGAAGGCCACttgatcatcatcatccagcAGTGGGTTGATGGCTTTCTCCAGCCTCACTAGTCTGTCCTCCTTctagacaaacacagacacacagacacacgcagatgtgtgcgtgcacacgcacacacatacacacatcagcACTGATGTGGAAATGTAGGtatgaaataagaaaacatttacattcactcACCTCTTTCAGCTTAGTATCACACAGGTCCAGCATGGACTGTGCTACCTGTGTTATTGGATGCTTTGcccctgattaaaaaaaaaatgaacataatgATATTGGCTTAAATTAAAAGTCATACTGAACCCTTGatgaaatatgttgttttgaCTTTACCATTGTAGGTGGCGCTGTTTTTGACAATAAGCTCAACGGCTTCACGGAACTCCTCCCTTGATGGGTACATTCGTTTGCGTACGTTCTCCCTCAGCGTCTGCAGGTCCATGGGTCGAGTGATGATCTTATAGTAATCCTTCACAACCTTGGCATTGACTGGTGTGTGGAATGGATATGTCTACGGCCACAGGATAAAAGTAGTGGAGTTGAGATGAGAGCAGTGTATGGGAACAGTGAATGATTGAGTGGATTCATCACAGGGCTTACATTGGGGTGATCCCTCATGTCATTGATGATGCTCTCCAGCACAGAAGATAAGGTCACCATGGGGTCAGTGCGTCTGCGGTGGATGGCCTTGTGTGGCTTCTGTGAATACAATCATTGTAAAATACCAGCTAAACAGACTTAACCTTAAAAAAGTGCTGAGACAAGTTGCACACCGCCATTACTTACATTGAGGTAGTCACAGTGCACAGCGCTCCCTACACGCCTTTTCTTCTTTGGTGGGAGCTGTTGCTTGGGGAATTTGAGCACTAAAGATTTCCTACGGACCTCATCAGCACtgtaggagaaaaaaagagttaCAAGACGGAGCGTACTCCATGTGCCAAAGTCCTGCACTTTTGATGAAAGATGAGAAAGGCAGGAAAGAAGAGAGACACTACACTACCTCTCAATAAGCTGTTTGCCCAATACGATCTTGGTACCCTCCACCTTAATAAGTTCCTCATTATCGTTGTGGATGACAGTcttttccagctcctcctcctgctcctctgtcaTGGCAACAGGATTAGAAGGTGGGGCATTGGTCTGGTAGTATAGCGGGCAGAACTTGTTGGTCCTCATGTGTCCTATGGCTCCACATGCACCGCACTTTAACTAGGGAAAAGAGGCAAATATTAAGGAACACGACAAATAATCTACTCGTTCTACTCAATTGATATCACATTTGATCTAATCATAAAAAAGCTGATACCAAAAAGCCAGCAAGGAAAACAGTGACAGAGAAAAGTATAGTATTGAATCAGCAAGCTTACTTTTACCTTGAGGTCTGGTCTCTCTTTGACCTTCTTGGCCTTCTTCTCTGGGGGCCCCTTGATCTTGTCTTTCTCTTGGTTTCTCTTCAGCCTCCTCAGCTGCTCCTGAATACGCCGGCGCTCCTTCCTCATCTCCTCTCGGTGTTGCTCATCGAAGAGGGCAAACTTTCGTCTGTagccacaaaataaacaactgcCTATTAAACATCCACgagtgcatttgcagtgatccagtgtttgattaaaaagactTACATGAATTCATCATCTTTGGTAGTTCTGATCCTGGTGTAAGCATCTATGACTGAAGCCTTGCGTACTGTCTCACAGCGGACATAATCTTTGCCGTCCTCATCCCTGAAGGTGCGATAGATCTTCAGTCGTCGCCCTGTGGCCGAGGAGTTTAGGCTTGTGATGGAGGATGTATCATCGTCCTTGTGTGAGCTGGTGGACAAGGAACTGGCTGTAAAATCAAGGGAAGTAAAGTTTACAGTGAGAAACATAATCTTCAACTTTACATAGCTAATACATGCACTCGGTGAACCATGAGAAGTTGCTGTGAAAAGTACACTAAAAGTACACTTGCCTTTCCGTCGCTCCTTGCGTCCCTTGTTGTCACGGTCACTCTCCTCGCCCATTAGcatcctctgcagctccttccTCTCTTGCTCCTCCCTCTCACGGGAAAGCTGAGAACTGGTCTTCTTATTCTGCAGCATGTTCTCGATGTTCTTCCCCATCTCCTCAAAGTCACTGTCCTCCgctgagctgctgtctgtgtctgtggagaGTACCTCTGTCGATTCTAGCACCCTGCGGTGGGGGTGCAACAAGGCAAATGTTTAGAGTATGCTCAGAATTGCGTCTAATATAAAGACATAAGTAAGAGTGTCTCACTTGTTCTGCAGGTCAAAGATCCTCTGGCACTCTTCCTTGTAACGTTCCTGGTGTTCAGCAACAGAGAAACGAGACCCTCTGGCAAACTTGCTCATGGGTCCTTCACCTGAACGCGCCTGTTCTGTGGACATGGTCCTGACCACGTCAATCACCTCCCAGCGAGAGAGCTTCTTGAtctaacacacatacacaaacacaaatttgaagTCATCTCAAAGATACGGTCAAAGCACAGCATGGGATAGCGGTAAAGAGATTTTTACATGCAAGTTATGATCCAAGTTATTTATCATTGATTGGATTTGAGGATTGATGGCAATCAATAAGGGATTATCTTATTATGGGGCCGCCTCTTCCACCATTAGACCTTTCTACATCAATTTTATGTGATTGCATATTGGCATGGTCTTACTTCTTCCTCTGGAACACCAAACTTGCGCAGCAGCTGCTTGGCATTCTTTAGTGAGAGTCTCCTCAGGTCAGCATCTGTACCTGTCACTGTCttcttgactggctgtggctCTTTGTCATCCTGAAATATCAGAAAAGGCTAACGTTTTCACCCTCTGCACTTACACAAAGCAGACAATGCAGTTGCAGAACTGTGCTCTAATCAGTCAGACCTTCTGCTGAGTCGGCTTGTTTGGCACTTTGACATAAGAGAAACCCTCTCCACAGCCCGTAGGATCGGCCACTCCTGTAACCTCCAATAGGCATTTCCCCTTCATGGCAGAGATAAAGGCTCTTGTTGTGTTCCAGGGAGCTGTGCGCACCTAGGATGTGTGATAAGGTGTCAGTGTCTGAAAAGCTCTTTAATATATTAAGCGTGGAACACTTAAAAGTCCCTGGAAGTGTGGATTCATACTTCATCATCTATCTTCATTTGAAAGtcctcctcattctcctcctcGGGAGCAAAGAAGGATTTCTCACCATAACCAGCATCCTGGAGGAGAAATAGATCTTAAATCATTAACTTACTTAGTTTCTTACCTATCTAAATTATTGAAAAGCAAACACGGTTGTCACCTTGAGTCTCTGCTCAGCCACCAGCATGCTATAGTAAGCGCAGCACTGCTCTGGAGACACCATGGCTCTGATCTCCTCTTCTGTAGGCAATCTGAAGTCAGGCTTCAGCACCCACCAGTTAGAGTCCATCCCTGATAAGAACAGAGCAAATCTTCAATCTCACTCTTCCCCACAGAATGCTGCAGAATATGGAGGGACAAATGTTGTCCTCTGCATCTCTGTTATTTCTAGCTGTACTATAGATAACCTTGCACTAATCGCTGATGTAAACTCTGAACATCTGTATCCTGTATCATTATACTGTCCTGACTGTATCTTACCTCCAGGATAAAATCCATAGCAGGTGTAAAAAACTTTTTCCCTGTTCAGATTCCTGTCTGTCAATAAAGGTGCACATACTGCTGAGTTGAAAAAGCTTCAAACACAGTATCTCTTGATAACCTCAACACTGCCCTGATACAGAGCTGCTTTAGTCTTGTCCTACATATGATGAGTATCACTGATCCATGGACATACAAGGTGCATactaaataaatttaaaaaaattataccGGTACGTTTGAAGTCAGCACAGAGTTTTAGTCGTTTCCTGATGCTGCTCTCTGAGTGGGAAGGAAAAGCTTTCTTAATATCCTCCATGCGGATTCTCCGGGGCCGATCCTTGCTTTTCCAGAACAAGCGGTAAATAAACACCTGCAGAATAGAGATGTGGAAGTTTAGCTTTTTGCTCAGTAACAACTTAAATTTCTGGGAAGGATCAGTAATCACTCTTTTGCAACAATAGACCTGCTAAAACAGTGATGGGCTCCTTTTAcattgctgctgtgtttgctttAGAGTGCACTAATGCCATCATGTGCAGTTAGAAGGGCACACCCACATATACTCAGGGATGAAAGAGTGCTGCAGTGTTTCAGGTTTCTGGTGCAACAGCACTGTGTTGGACAGATGATGGCTATGTTTagcatgtttgtgttcagcaCAGAAACATGGCAAATACAAGGGTTTTCACTCCTGCTTTACAggttaaaaactgtaaaattaaacATACCTGAAGGAAGTCTCTGATGTGAGTATTTGCTCGTTTGGAGTTGGGACCAGGAACCTCAAACAAAGGGCACTCCTGACCGACCACAATGATGTCCACAATCTCTCTGATGTAGTAGCCATGGCGTGTTCTTAGAACCAAAAAGTCAGTCTCTGGCATCTTGTGCAGGTAGATAGGAGCACGGAAAAGGTTGTTTTCAAAtgcctgaaagaaaaaataaaaattgtttcagTTTCTAATGATAAATACCTACTCTGAACATTGAATTTTTTGGTTGGGATGGGCTTGACCTGGAGTAGCTGTCCAGGGTGCAGAGAACCAAGGAATGGTGATGTGTGACAGTACACAGTCTCTCCATATTTACAGTCAGGTGCTCCAGGATCTTTTCCAGGTTTCTGAACAGTagagacacaaaaaatattttcgtATAACAAACCAAGCCGTACTTGAAAATTTGTTAACATTTTTTGACAACCTGAAACGAACgacacaagtaaacacacaactttcaaggaagttgaaaaaaaaaaaaaaaaaagacagtaaaagACTATAGTTaactgttatatatatatatatatatgctcacAAAAGCAActcagaaaataatgaaaaataatgaaaatgttaaatgtttttttaagagCTACACAatgaaagtggaaaacaaagttCACCCTTTTGTAGTAGTTTTTGATCTTCGTGGCCATGCCGACTTGCATGATGAGAGGGGCGTATTCCTCACTGTACTCTGCCAGGATCAGATCTCCATCTTTGCCTGTCAAATCTTGTGGTGTTCGCATGAAGAACatatctcctcctcctgatgcCTGACGCTCCTGCTCTCGCATCTATGTTgatccacaaaaaaaataaatagataaataaatgtaaataaaaagacattcaTCTCTGACATTAATTTAATACAAAggttgaaagaaaagcagcttaaTCTGCATGTTCAAGGGTAATACTGTTTGGTCTGAGCTGGGTTTCACCTTGGCCttttttttgatgtgtttgAGCAGTGGCTGAACAGCATGTGGACCTGGCTGAGCCAATGTACCAAATGAATATTTCTTCAATGTTGGTCGATGAAACTGACGAAGCTTCATGGGCCCCATGTGAGTCGGGAAGAAGGGCTGCCTCAGCTCCAGTGCTGGAATGGAGTGCTGTCAAAGACATAAAAGTTGATCAAATGACTTGACATTACACTTATGAAATGGTTTCAGCTTATGGCTTCTTATCTGCTTAATGTGATTTCCCAGAGaccctttttgttttcagggtCTGCTGCTTACCTGAATGATGTTTCCACCAAAGGTGCCCCTCAGGCCCTGCTGTTTGGGATAGTAGAACTCGTCATTGGACAAGTTCCAGGGATCCTTCACTTCGGGCTGGGACATGTTctgatgagaggaaaaaatgtaTTGTCATTCCAACCTTATCTCTTCTTAACTGAAGCATTTATCTGCTATTCTGAGTCCAAAATGTCATAGTCAATGCTCACACACAATGGTGCTGGCAAGCACTATAATTTCTTTTCAGCTTATTTCATGCTTAATTTTGTAGGCTTAATCATCCCTATCCAAGACatatttttatcactttttgTGTCAATGACCCATGACTTCACTGAAGAAGTACTGCTTTTTATGTGCCACTTCTTATAATCAAACATGTTCCCTCCCCTGATGAGGCTGCCCACCTGCTGTGGTTCATCTTTTATCACCCCAGTCTTCCCTAGCAGGATGCGACTCTTTTTGATTGCAGTTtccttcttattttcttttgatggGGAATGGGATgttgtttcttccttttcatcAGGGATCTCTACAAGACACAGTTTTGGTTGTGTCAGAATAAAGACACTAAAAATAAGGTGCACATAAGCAGCTTATTTCTGATTAAATGTACCAGATGAGATGTGAAGTTATGAATGAAACCAGACGAAAGTAAACATGATTCTTTTGAATATACCGAGAATGATATTCTCATCATTAGGATCCAGGGTGAGAACAGGTGGTGTGAGCAGGTG
This window encodes:
- the taf1 gene encoding transcription initiation factor TFIID subunit 1 isoform X2, with the translated sequence MSDSDSDEDQDRPFSLTGFLFGNINEDGQLEDDSVLDNESKKHLAGLGTLGLGTLITEITANEDGDQEESRDSGSVDTEGWVKSTEDAVDYSDISEVAEDETKKYRQAMGSLQPSRKTDDEDDYDADCEDIDSKLMPPPPPPSLPTSVKKDEPSPQSTNAGEEGDGIILPSIIAPSSTGDKVDFSSSSDSESETDRPCQGSGVGGSPDRLNLPLAGIMQKDAAKALPSVTELFPEFRPGRVLRFLRLFGPGKSMPSVWRSARRKKKRKHRDPQPGTPPLEGEPTEQSQEKKSGWIYEYANPPPPEQCLSDDEITMMAPVESKFSQTCGDGDKETESRPKVAEWRYGPAQLWYDMLCVPEDGSNFNYGFKLKEEESSEPQIQETPKEITETAQKFQTQGGSDDDDGGTCELDGDKERAALENELFLMVTQLQWEDDIIWNGEDVKHKGTKTQRASLAGWLPSSMTRNANAYNAQQGLTRSNSQLVPPTPPPMPKASSISGSKREKNSHDNQASQEEDCPWFSIFPIDNEELVYGRWEDNIIWDDQEMDHLLTPPVLTLDPNDENIILEIPDEKEETTSHSPSKENKKETAIKKSRILLGKTGVIKDEPQQNMSQPEVKDPWNLSNDEFYYPKQQGLRGTFGGNIIQHSIPALELRQPFFPTHMGPMKLRQFHRPTLKKYSFGTLAQPGPHAVQPLLKHIKKKAKMREQERQASGGGDMFFMRTPQDLTGKDGDLILAEYSEEYAPLIMQVGMATKIKNYYKRKPGKDPGAPDCKYGETVYCHTSPFLGSLHPGQLLQAFENNLFRAPIYLHKMPETDFLVLRTRHGYYIREIVDIIVVGQECPLFEVPGPNSKRANTHIRDFLQVFIYRLFWKSKDRPRRIRMEDIKKAFPSHSESSIRKRLKLCADFKRTGMDSNWWVLKPDFRLPTEEEIRAMVSPEQCCAYYSMLVAEQRLKDAGYGEKSFFAPEEENEEDFQMKIDDEVRTAPWNTTRAFISAMKGKCLLEVTGVADPTGCGEGFSYVKVPNKPTQQKDDKEPQPVKKTVTGTDADLRRLSLKNAKQLLRKFGVPEEEIKKLSRWEVIDVVRTMSTEQARSGEGPMSKFARGSRFSVAEHQERYKEECQRIFDLQNKVLESTEVLSTDTDSSSAEDSDFEEMGKNIENMLQNKKTSSQLSREREEQERKELQRMLMGEESDRDNKGRKERRKASSLSTSSHKDDDTSSITSLNSSATGRRLKIYRTFRDEDGKDYVRCETVRKASVIDAYTRIRTTKDDEFIRKFALFDEQHREEMRKERRRIQEQLRRLKRNQEKDKIKGPPEKKAKKVKERPDLKVKLKCGACGAIGHMRTNKFCPLYYQTNAPPSNPVAMTEEQEEELEKTVIHNDNEELIKVEGTKIVLGKQLIESADEVRRKSLVLKFPKQQLPPKKKRRVGSAVHCDYLNKPHKAIHRRRTDPMVTLSSVLESIINDMRDHPNTYPFHTPVNAKVVKDYYKIITRPMDLQTLRENVRKRMYPSREEFREAVELIVKNSATYNGAKHPITQVAQSMLDLCDTKLKEEDRLVRLEKAINPLLDDDDQVAFSFILDNIVTQKMMVVPDSWPFHHPVNKKFVPDYYKVIVNPMDLESIRKNISKHKYQNRDAFLSDISLIHTNSIKYNGSDSPYTKTALEIVNVCKQTLAEYDEHLTQLEKDISTAKEAALDAADLESLDPMTPGPYTPQGRHSRRPGEEESDVDIEGFEEEDDGKPKTPAPAEDAEGDLEDEDDEDEMLLPPRRRMHDQEEEEEDDDDEGDDGRSSRPAQASVLYQDLLMSDGEDDASEEEGDNPFSSIHLSESGSDSDREVDVRPPPPRRAQETARMGMEQDESMMSYDGDGPDEPHMEDSNVSYGSYEETESRSQMQPSSMGNDEEYGISEEEEEDEEDEARRRGPAVLSQVQLSEDEESEEFRSIGGDSDMDSDN
- the taf1 gene encoding transcription initiation factor TFIID subunit 1 isoform X3, encoding MSDSDSDEDQDRPFSLTGFLFGNINEDGQLEDDSVLDNESKKHLAGLGTLGLGTLITEITANEDGDQEESRDSGSVDTEGWVKSTEDAVDYSDISEVAEDETKKYRQAMGSLQPSRKTDDEDDYDADCEDIDSKLMPPPPPPSLPTSVKKDEPSPQSTNAGEEGDGIILPSIIAPSSTGDKVDFSSSSDSESETDRPCQGSGVGGSPDRLNLPLAGIMQKDAAKALPSVTELFPEFRPGRVLRFLRLFGPGKSMPSVWRSARRKKKRKHRDPQPGTPPLEGEPTEQSQEKKSGWIYEYANPPPPEQCLSDDEITMMAPVESKFSQTCGDGDKETESRPKVAEWRYGPAQLWYDMLCVPEDGSNFNYGFKLKEEESSEPQIQETPKEITETAQKFQTQGGSDDDDGGTCELDGDKERAALENELFLMVTQLQWEDDIIWNGEDVKHKGTKTQRASLAGWLPSSMTRNANAYNAQQGLTRSNSQLVPPTPPPMPKASSISGSKREKNSHDNQASQEEDCPWFSIFPIDNEELVYGRWEDNIIWDDQEMDHLLTPPVLTLDPNDENIILEIPDEKEETTSHSPSKENKKETAIKKSRILLGKTGVIKDEPQQNMSQPEVKDPWNLSNDEFYYPKQQGLRGTFGGNIIQHSIPALELRQPFFPTHMGPMKLRQFHRPTLKKYSFGTLAQPGPHAVQPLLKHIKKKAKMREQERQASGGGDMFFMRTPQDLTGKDGDLILAEYSEEYAPLIMQVGMATKIKNYYKRKPGKDPGAPDCKYGETVYCHTSPFLGSLHPGQLLQAFENNLFRAPIYLHKMPETDFLVLRTRHGYYIREIVDIIVVGQECPLFEVPGPNSKRANTHIRDFLQVFIYRLFWKSKDRPRRIRMEDIKKAFPSHSESSIRKRLKLCADFKRTGMDSNWWVLKPDFRLPTEEEIRAMVSPEQCCAYYSMLVAEQRLKDAGYGEKSFFAPEEENEEDFQMKIDDEVRTAPWNTTRAFISAMKGKCLLEVTGVADPTGCGEGFSYVKVPNKPTQQKDDKEPQPVKKTVTGTDADLRRLSLKNAKQLLRKFGVPEEEIKKLSRWEVIDVVRTMSTEQARSGEGPMSKFARGSRFSVAEHQERYKEECQRIFDLQNKVLESTEVLSTDTDSSSAEDSDFEEMGKNIENMLQNKKTSSQLSREREEQERKELQRMLMGEESDRDNKGRKERRKASSLSTSSHKDDDTSSITSLNSSATGRRLKIYRTFRDEDGKDYVRCETVRKASVIDAYTRIRTTKDDEFIRKFALFDEQHREEMRKERRRIQEQLRRLKRNQEKDKIKGPPEKKAKKVKERPDLKLKCGACGAIGHMRTNKFCPLYYQTNAPPSNPVAMTEEQEEELEKTVIHNDNEELIKVEGTKIVLGKQLIESADEVRRKSLVLKFPKQQLPPKKKRRVGSAVHCDYLNKPHKAIHRRRTDPMVTLSSVLESIINDMRDHPNTYPFHTPVNAKVVKDYYKIITRPMDLQTLRENVRKRMYPSREEFREAVELIVKNSATYNGAKHPITQVAQSMLDLCDTKLKEKEDRLVRLEKAINPLLDDDDQVAFSFILDNIVTQKMMVVPDSWPFHHPVNKKFVPDYYKVIVNPMDLESIRKNISKHKYQNRDAFLSDISLIHTNSIKYNGSDSPYTKTALEIVNVCKQTLAEYDEHLTQLEKDISTAKEAALDAADLESLDPMTPGPYTPQGRHSRRPGEEESDVDIEGFEEEDDGKPKTPAPAEDAEGDLEDEDDEDEMLLPPRRRMHDQEEEEEDDDDEGDDGRSSRPAQASVLYQDLLMSDGEDDASEEEGDNPFSSIHLSESGSDSDREVDVRPPPPRRAQETARMGMEQDESMMSYDGDGPDEPHMEDSNVSYGSYEETESRSQMQPSSMGNDEEYGISEEEEEDEEDEARRRGPAVLSQVQLSEDEESEEFRSIGGDSDMDSDN
- the taf1 gene encoding transcription initiation factor TFIID subunit 1 isoform X1, with the protein product MSDSDSDEDQDRPFSLTGFLFGNINEDGQLEDDSVLDNESKKHLAGLGTLGLGTLITEITANEDGDQEESRDSGSVDTEGWVKSTEDAVDYSDISEVAEDETKKYRQAMGSLQPSRKTDDEDDYDADCEDIDSKLMPPPPPPSLPTSVKKDEPSPQSTNAGEEGDGIILPSIIAPSSTGDKVDFSSSSDSESETDRPCQGSGVGGSPDRLNLPLAGIMQKDAAKALPSVTELFPEFRPGRVLRFLRLFGPGKSMPSVWRSARRKKKRKHRDPQPGTPPLEGEPTEQSQEKKSGWIYEYANPPPPEQCLSDDEITMMAPVESKFSQTCGDGDKETESRPKVAEWRYGPAQLWYDMLCVPEDGSNFNYGFKLKEEESSEPQIQETPKEITETAQKFQTQGGSDDDDGGTCELDGDKERAALENELFLMVTQLQWEDDIIWNGEDVKHKGTKTQRASLAGWLPSSMTRNANAYNAQQGLTRSNSQLVPPTPPPMPKASSISGSKREKNSHDNQASQEEDCPWFSIFPIDNEELVYGRWEDNIIWDDQEMDHLLTPPVLTLDPNDENIILEIPDEKEETTSHSPSKENKKETAIKKSRILLGKTGVIKDEPQQNMSQPEVKDPWNLSNDEFYYPKQQGLRGTFGGNIIQHSIPALELRQPFFPTHMGPMKLRQFHRPTLKKYSFGTLAQPGPHAVQPLLKHIKKKAKMREQERQASGGGDMFFMRTPQDLTGKDGDLILAEYSEEYAPLIMQVGMATKIKNYYKRKPGKDPGAPDCKYGETVYCHTSPFLGSLHPGQLLQAFENNLFRAPIYLHKMPETDFLVLRTRHGYYIREIVDIIVVGQECPLFEVPGPNSKRANTHIRDFLQVFIYRLFWKSKDRPRRIRMEDIKKAFPSHSESSIRKRLKLCADFKRTGMDSNWWVLKPDFRLPTEEEIRAMVSPEQCCAYYSMLVAEQRLKDAGYGEKSFFAPEEENEEDFQMKIDDEVRTAPWNTTRAFISAMKGKCLLEVTGVADPTGCGEGFSYVKVPNKPTQQKDDKEPQPVKKTVTGTDADLRRLSLKNAKQLLRKFGVPEEEIKKLSRWEVIDVVRTMSTEQARSGEGPMSKFARGSRFSVAEHQERYKEECQRIFDLQNKVLESTEVLSTDTDSSSAEDSDFEEMGKNIENMLQNKKTSSQLSREREEQERKELQRMLMGEESDRDNKGRKERRKASSLSTSSHKDDDTSSITSLNSSATGRRLKIYRTFRDEDGKDYVRCETVRKASVIDAYTRIRTTKDDEFIRKFALFDEQHREEMRKERRRIQEQLRRLKRNQEKDKIKGPPEKKAKKVKERPDLKVKLKCGACGAIGHMRTNKFCPLYYQTNAPPSNPVAMTEEQEEELEKTVIHNDNEELIKVEGTKIVLGKQLIESADEVRRKSLVLKFPKQQLPPKKKRRVGSAVHCDYLNKPHKAIHRRRTDPMVTLSSVLESIINDMRDHPNTYPFHTPVNAKVVKDYYKIITRPMDLQTLRENVRKRMYPSREEFREAVELIVKNSATYNGAKHPITQVAQSMLDLCDTKLKEKEDRLVRLEKAINPLLDDDDQVAFSFILDNIVTQKMMVVPDSWPFHHPVNKKFVPDYYKVIVNPMDLESIRKNISKHKYQNRDAFLSDISLIHTNSIKYNGSDSPYTKTALEIVNVCKQTLAEYDEHLTQLEKDISTAKEAALDAADLESLDPMTPGPYTPQGRHSRRPGEEESDVDIEGFEEEDDGKPKTPAPAEDAEGDLEDEDDEDEMLLPPRRRMHDQEEEEEDDDDEGDDGRSSRPAQASVLYQDLLMSDGEDDASEEEGDNPFSSIHLSESGSDSDREVDVRPPPPRRAQETARMGMEQDESMMSYDGDGPDEPHMEDSNVSYGSYEETESRSQMQPSSMGNDEEYGISEEEEEDEEDEARRRGPAVLSQVQLSEDEESEEFRSIGGDSDMDSDN